A part of Pseudoalteromonas arctica A 37-1-2 genomic DNA contains:
- the truB gene encoding tRNA pseudouridine(55) synthase TruB — protein sequence MAKRSKGRAVDGILLLNKPEGISSNKALQQAKSVYFAQKAGHTGALDPLATGMLPICFGEATKFTQFLLDTDKTYIVRAQLGERTTTSDSDGEIVSTKDVNVTREQLTKEIAAFVGESEQYPSMYSALKYQGRPLYKYAREGIEVPRKCRKINVFSLSFDEFDEQSNVLQMTAHVSKGTYIRTIVDDLGENLGCGAHVIMLHRTAVGQYPADKMVSLDEIEALLAKAKEEELAPSTYLDSLLLPIDTALTDLPVVEITKEQGGIFSHGQAVELSIALPDGAIKVVADNIFIGTGERNSNGHLKVKRGLASQQDDYVKPE from the coding sequence ATGGCAAAGCGCAGTAAAGGCCGTGCAGTTGACGGTATTTTGTTGTTAAACAAACCTGAAGGCATTTCATCAAATAAAGCATTACAGCAAGCCAAAAGTGTTTATTTTGCGCAAAAAGCTGGGCACACAGGTGCTTTAGATCCACTTGCCACAGGTATGCTGCCAATTTGTTTTGGTGAAGCGACTAAGTTTACGCAGTTTTTACTCGATACAGATAAAACCTATATCGTTCGTGCACAACTGGGTGAGCGTACAACAACATCAGATTCTGATGGCGAAATTGTTAGCACTAAAGATGTGAACGTTACGCGTGAACAGCTAACAAAAGAAATAGCTGCTTTTGTTGGTGAGTCTGAACAATATCCGTCAATGTACTCAGCTCTTAAGTACCAAGGTAGACCGTTATATAAGTACGCGCGCGAAGGTATTGAAGTTCCTCGTAAATGCAGAAAAATAAACGTGTTTAGCTTATCGTTTGACGAATTTGATGAACAAAGCAACGTATTACAAATGACGGCCCATGTATCTAAAGGGACCTACATTCGTACAATCGTTGATGATTTAGGCGAAAACCTAGGCTGTGGCGCACACGTTATTATGCTCCACAGAACCGCTGTTGGTCAGTATCCGGCAGATAAAATGGTCTCGCTTGATGAGATTGAAGCGTTGCTTGCTAAAGCGAAAGAAGAAGAGCTTGCGCCTTCAACTTATTTAGACTCGCTATTGCTACCAATTGATACTGCTTTAACTGATTTACCCGTTGTTGAAATTACAAAAGAACAAGGGGGAATTTTTAGTCACGGGCAAGCTGTAGAATTATCAATCGCTTTACCTGATGGTGCAATTAAAGTTGTTGCGGATAATATATTTATTGGTACTGGTGAGCGTAACTCAAACGGTCATTTAAAGGTTAAACGTGGTCTTGCTAGTCAGCAAGACGATTACGTGAAGCCTGAATAA
- the pnp gene encoding polyribonucleotide nucleotidyltransferase: MQAIIKEFKLGQHTVTLETGAIARQADGAVLASIGDTSVLVTVVGKREAQPGQDFFPLTVNYQERMYAAGRIPGGFLKREGRPNDGETLIARLIDRPIRPLFPSGFVNEVQVIATVVSVNPEIQPDMVAMIGTSAALAISGIPFSGPIGASRVGYINGEYVLNPTLKELEESQLDLVVAGTDKAVLMVESEANVLAEDVMLGAVVYGHEQSQAIITAIEEFKAEAGKPTWDWTAPAKNVALEDKVAAIAADKVGAAYLITDKVARKEALGVAKDEVVAVLTAELAEGESLDKQEIGKIFGSLEKKIVRGRIASGEKRIDGREPDMIRALDVMTGVLPRTHGSAIFTRGETQALVTATLGTERDSQLIDDLTGTHKNHFMLNYNFPPFCVGETGFVGSPKRREIGHGNLAKRGIAAVMPTLTEFPYSIRVVSEITESNGSSSMASVCGTSLALMNAGVPIKASVAGIAMGLVKEDDKFVVLSDILGDEDHLGDMDFKVAGTAAGITALQMDIKIEGITQEIMQIALKQAKAARLHILEVMDEAISAPSEELSMFAPRIYTMKIPQKKIAEVIGKGGATIRQLTEETGTTIEIGDDGTIKIAATDGESAANAISRIEQLTAELEVGTIYEGKVVRIVDFGAFVNILPGKDGLVHISQISTERVNNVADHLSEGQEVKVKVLEVDRQGRVRLSIKEAMESAAPAADAPTDA; this comes from the coding sequence GTGCAAGCAATTATTAAAGAATTCAAACTAGGTCAACATACAGTGACTCTAGAAACTGGTGCAATCGCTCGTCAAGCAGACGGCGCTGTACTTGCAAGCATTGGCGACACTTCAGTTTTAGTAACTGTTGTTGGTAAGCGTGAAGCACAACCTGGCCAAGACTTTTTCCCACTAACAGTTAACTACCAAGAGCGTATGTACGCTGCTGGTCGTATCCCAGGTGGTTTCTTAAAGCGTGAAGGTCGTCCTAACGATGGCGAAACACTTATTGCACGTCTTATTGACCGTCCAATTCGTCCACTTTTCCCAAGCGGTTTTGTAAACGAAGTACAAGTTATTGCTACTGTTGTTTCTGTTAACCCTGAAATCCAACCTGATATGGTTGCGATGATTGGTACTTCAGCAGCACTTGCTATCTCTGGTATCCCGTTCAGTGGTCCAATTGGTGCATCTCGCGTTGGTTACATCAACGGCGAATATGTACTTAACCCTACATTAAAAGAGCTTGAAGAAAGCCAACTTGATTTAGTGGTAGCCGGTACTGATAAAGCGGTACTTATGGTTGAATCAGAAGCTAACGTACTTGCAGAAGACGTAATGCTTGGCGCTGTTGTATATGGTCATGAGCAATCTCAAGCGATCATCACTGCAATCGAAGAATTTAAAGCAGAAGCAGGCAAGCCTACTTGGGATTGGACTGCACCAGCTAAAAACGTTGCACTAGAAGATAAAGTTGCAGCAATTGCTGCTGATAAAGTAGGCGCAGCTTACTTAATCACTGATAAAGTAGCGCGTAAAGAAGCACTTGGCGTAGCTAAAGATGAAGTTGTTGCAGTGTTAACAGCTGAACTTGCTGAAGGCGAGTCTTTAGATAAGCAAGAAATTGGTAAAATATTCGGTTCACTTGAGAAGAAAATCGTTCGTGGCCGTATCGCTTCTGGCGAAAAACGTATCGATGGTCGTGAACCAGATATGATTCGTGCACTAGATGTAATGACTGGCGTATTACCGCGTACTCACGGTTCTGCTATCTTTACTCGTGGCGAAACTCAAGCGTTAGTAACAGCTACACTTGGTACAGAACGTGATTCACAGTTAATCGACGATTTAACTGGTACTCATAAAAACCACTTTATGCTTAACTACAACTTCCCTCCATTCTGTGTAGGTGAAACTGGTTTTGTTGGTTCTCCTAAGCGTCGTGAAATCGGCCATGGTAACCTTGCTAAGCGTGGTATTGCTGCTGTAATGCCAACATTGACTGAATTCCCATATTCAATCCGTGTAGTATCTGAAATCACTGAATCAAATGGTTCATCTTCAATGGCTTCTGTATGTGGTACTTCACTTGCACTTATGAATGCCGGTGTACCAATTAAAGCGTCTGTTGCCGGTATTGCGATGGGTCTAGTTAAAGAAGACGATAAATTCGTTGTTCTTTCTGACATCTTAGGTGATGAAGATCACTTAGGTGACATGGACTTTAAAGTTGCTGGTACAGCTGCAGGTATCACTGCACTTCAAATGGATATCAAAATCGAAGGTATCACTCAAGAAATCATGCAAATTGCGCTTAAACAAGCAAAAGCTGCACGTTTACATATCTTAGAAGTGATGGACGAAGCAATTTCTGCTCCTTCTGAAGAGCTATCAATGTTTGCTCCTCGCATATACACAATGAAAATCCCACAGAAGAAAATCGCTGAAGTTATCGGTAAAGGTGGCGCAACTATTCGTCAGCTTACTGAAGAAACTGGTACAACGATTGAAATCGGTGACGACGGTACAATTAAAATTGCCGCTACTGATGGCGAAAGTGCAGCTAATGCAATTAGCCGTATTGAGCAATTAACAGCTGAACTTGAAGTAGGTACTATCTACGAAGGTAAAGTTGTACGTATTGTTGATTTCGGTGCGTTTGTAAACATTCTTCCTGGTAAAGATGGTCTAGTACATATTTCTCAAATTAGTACTGAGCGCGTTAATAACGTGGCTGATCACCTTTCTGAAGGTCAAGAAGTTAAAGTTAAAGTACTAGAAGTAGATCGCCAAGGCCGTGTACGTCTAAGTATTAAAGAAGCAATGGAATCAGCAGCACCTGCAGCTGACGCGCCAACTGACGCGTAA
- the infB gene encoding translation initiation factor IF-2 yields the protein MAEVNVEKLAGDIGTTVDKLLQQFSQAGITKQATDNVTEAEKATLLDHLSKHHGGTGSDGPARMTLQRKSKSTLSVTGSTGKAKDVQVEVRKTRTYVKKSAMEQEQEQARLAAEEKVRLEEQQKADQEAAELKAKQEAERKAKEEADRKAKEEAKRKADAERKAKQKQMTPEQSAKSEKDRIEAERLQKEAEEAALKKAEEEAKRQAEEARKLAEENSARWKKEEEERKKREETADHHLTTSTYAREAEDVADARDEQGTRRAKKKKKAPAKDKFAASRGRNKSKLKAPASLQHGFQKPTVDVKNEVRISETITVAELASRMAVKGAEVVKTMMKMGDMVTINQVIDQEAAQLVAEEMGHKVIIVKENELEQTVLNDRHEDGKSEPRAPVVTVMGHVDHGKTSTLDYIRSAKVASGEAGGITQHIGAYHVDVNGHMITFLDTPGHAAFTSMRARGAKATDIVILVVAADDGVMPQTKEAVQHARAAGVPLIIAVNKMDKEGADPDRVKNELAVLDVIPEEWGGDTQYVHISAKTGLGIDDLLEAVLNQSELLELSAPTEGMAAGVVIESRLDKGRGPVASVLVQSGTLNQGDIVLCGLEYGRVRAMRDENGKDIKSAGPSIPVEILGLSGIPAAGDEATVVKDERKAREVALYRQGKFRDVKLARQQKAKLENMFTNMTEGDVSEVNVVLKADVQGSIEAISDSLTKLSTDEVKVKIVGSGVGGITETDATLAAASNAIVVGFNVRADASARKVIETENLDLRYYSVIYSLIDEVKQAMSGMLAPEFKQEIIGLAQVRDVFKSPKIGAIAGCMVTEGVIKRSAPIRVLRENVVIYEGELESLRRFKDDVADVRNGMECGIGVKNYNDVRVGDQIEVFETVEVQRTL from the coding sequence ATGGCAGAAGTAAATGTTGAAAAACTAGCCGGCGATATAGGTACGACTGTTGATAAATTGCTACAGCAGTTTTCACAAGCAGGTATCACTAAGCAAGCAACTGATAACGTAACAGAAGCTGAAAAAGCAACGTTACTTGATCATTTAAGCAAGCATCATGGCGGTACAGGTTCAGATGGCCCAGCGCGTATGACTTTACAACGTAAGAGCAAAAGCACTTTAAGTGTTACGGGCTCTACTGGTAAAGCAAAAGATGTTCAAGTTGAAGTTCGCAAAACACGTACTTACGTGAAGAAAAGCGCAATGGAACAAGAGCAAGAGCAAGCTCGCTTAGCTGCTGAAGAAAAAGTGCGTCTTGAAGAGCAGCAAAAAGCTGACCAAGAAGCCGCAGAATTAAAAGCGAAACAAGAGGCAGAACGCAAAGCGAAAGAAGAAGCCGACCGTAAAGCCAAAGAAGAAGCTAAACGCAAAGCTGATGCAGAGCGTAAAGCGAAACAAAAGCAGATGACCCCAGAGCAAAGTGCTAAGTCTGAGAAAGATCGCATAGAAGCTGAGCGTCTGCAAAAAGAAGCAGAAGAGGCCGCATTGAAGAAAGCTGAAGAAGAAGCGAAACGTCAAGCAGAAGAAGCAAGAAAGCTAGCTGAAGAAAACTCGGCACGCTGGAAGAAAGAAGAAGAAGAACGTAAGAAACGCGAAGAAACAGCGGATCACCATCTTACGACTTCTACTTATGCACGTGAAGCAGAAGATGTTGCCGATGCTCGTGATGAGCAAGGTACACGCCGTGCTAAGAAAAAGAAAAAAGCGCCAGCAAAAGATAAATTTGCAGCGTCAAGAGGCCGTAACAAGTCTAAGTTAAAAGCACCTGCATCATTACAACATGGTTTCCAAAAACCAACTGTTGATGTTAAAAATGAAGTGCGTATTAGCGAAACAATTACAGTAGCTGAGCTTGCATCACGCATGGCCGTTAAAGGCGCTGAAGTTGTTAAAACAATGATGAAAATGGGTGACATGGTTACTATTAACCAAGTGATTGACCAAGAAGCTGCACAATTAGTTGCAGAAGAAATGGGTCACAAGGTTATCATTGTTAAAGAAAACGAATTAGAGCAAACAGTACTTAATGACCGCCACGAAGATGGTAAGTCAGAGCCACGTGCTCCAGTAGTAACTGTAATGGGTCACGTTGACCATGGTAAAACATCAACTCTTGATTACATTCGTTCTGCGAAGGTTGCTTCTGGCGAAGCCGGTGGTATTACACAGCATATTGGTGCATACCATGTTGATGTAAACGGTCACATGATCACCTTCTTAGATACACCAGGACATGCTGCATTTACTTCAATGCGTGCTCGTGGTGCTAAAGCGACTGATATCGTAATCCTAGTAGTTGCAGCAGATGATGGCGTTATGCCACAAACTAAAGAAGCGGTACAGCATGCTCGTGCAGCTGGCGTTCCTTTAATCATCGCAGTAAACAAAATGGATAAAGAAGGCGCAGATCCAGATCGTGTTAAAAACGAACTTGCTGTACTAGACGTTATTCCAGAAGAATGGGGCGGCGATACACAGTACGTTCATATCTCAGCTAAAACTGGCTTAGGTATTGACGACCTTCTTGAAGCAGTATTGAACCAATCTGAACTTTTAGAGCTTTCTGCACCTACTGAAGGTATGGCGGCTGGTGTTGTTATTGAATCTCGTCTTGATAAAGGCCGTGGTCCAGTAGCATCAGTACTTGTTCAATCTGGTACGCTTAACCAAGGTGACATTGTATTATGTGGTCTTGAGTATGGCCGTGTTCGTGCAATGCGCGATGAAAACGGTAAAGACATTAAGTCAGCTGGTCCATCTATCCCAGTTGAGATTTTAGGTCTTTCTGGTATTCCTGCTGCAGGCGACGAAGCGACTGTAGTTAAAGATGAGCGTAAAGCGCGTGAAGTTGCTTTATACCGTCAAGGTAAGTTCCGCGATGTTAAACTAGCACGTCAGCAAAAAGCTAAGCTTGAAAACATGTTTACTAACATGACTGAAGGCGATGTTTCTGAAGTTAACGTGGTACTTAAAGCAGACGTTCAAGGTTCTATCGAAGCAATCTCTGATTCACTAACTAAACTTTCTACTGATGAAGTGAAAGTGAAGATTGTTGGTTCAGGTGTTGGTGGTATTACCGAAACTGATGCAACACTAGCTGCAGCGTCTAACGCAATTGTAGTTGGCTTTAACGTTCGTGCTGATGCTTCAGCTCGTAAAGTTATCGAGACTGAAAACTTAGACCTACGTTACTACAGCGTAATCTACAGCTTGATTGACGAAGTTAAACAAGCAATGTCAGGTATGCTAGCGCCAGAGTTTAAACAAGAAATCATTGGTCTTGCTCAAGTTCGTGACGTATTCAAGTCTCCAAAAATTGGCGCAATCGCTGGTTGTATGGTTACTGAAGGTGTTATTAAACGTAGCGCTCCAATCCGTGTACTACGTGAAAACGTTGTTATCTATGAAGGTGAACTTGAGTCACTTCGTCGCTTTAAAGACGATGTTGCTGATGTTCGTAACGGCATGGAATGTGGTATCGGCGTTAAGAACTACAATGACGTACGTGTTGGTGACCAAATCGAAGTATTTGAAACAGTTGAAGTACAACGTACTCTATAA
- the nlpI gene encoding lipoprotein NlpI, whose product MILKHLALASFAILSLSACQTTTESEPTPIVNVPFTAPLASDFRSEIAIARYSELLNRADLSEEQQAKLYYDRGVLFDSLGMTTLSRIDFNRAVKLKPDLAEVYNFLGIQHTLMQQYEKAYEFFDSALELDEEHEYAYLNRGIALYYGDRAGLAKNDFNEFLARSPNDPYRVLWVYLAQAQEDKVIALDALKQNATALDDSQWAYQLISLYTGDMSEHAFLSGISDGVRTEQEYAQRLCEAYFYLAKMHQAAGELYLASDYFRLALATNVHEFIEYKYARLELELMEGVDAS is encoded by the coding sequence ATGATACTCAAACATTTAGCTTTGGCATCTTTTGCTATTTTGTCTTTAAGCGCTTGCCAAACTACAACAGAATCAGAACCAACCCCGATTGTTAATGTGCCATTTACTGCACCTTTAGCCTCTGACTTCAGAAGTGAAATTGCTATTGCACGCTACTCAGAGTTATTGAATAGGGCTGACTTAAGCGAAGAGCAACAAGCTAAGCTTTATTACGACCGTGGTGTACTTTTCGATAGTCTAGGTATGACCACTCTTTCGCGTATTGATTTTAACCGCGCAGTAAAACTTAAGCCTGATTTAGCTGAAGTATATAATTTTTTAGGTATTCAACATACGCTTATGCAGCAGTACGAAAAAGCCTATGAGTTTTTCGATTCAGCTCTAGAACTTGATGAAGAGCATGAATACGCCTATTTAAATCGAGGAATTGCACTGTATTACGGCGATAGAGCTGGCCTTGCTAAAAATGACTTTAACGAGTTTTTAGCCCGTTCTCCTAACGATCCGTACCGTGTTTTATGGGTTTATTTAGCCCAGGCACAAGAGGATAAAGTAATCGCACTTGATGCCCTTAAACAAAATGCGACTGCGCTTGATGATTCACAATGGGCGTATCAGTTAATTTCTCTTTATACGGGCGATATGAGTGAACATGCATTTTTATCAGGCATTAGTGATGGTGTTAGAACTGAGCAAGAATATGCGCAACGTTTATGTGAAGCTTATTTTTACTTAGCCAAAATGCATCAAGCAGCGGGTGAGCTGTACTTAGCATCAGACTATTTTAGGCTTGCGCTAGCAACCAATGTACATGAGTTTATTGAGTACAAATATGCGCGTTTAGAACTTGAGTTGATGGAAGGTGTTGACGCAAGTTAA
- the rpsO gene encoding 30S ribosomal protein S15, protein MSLSNQEKIDIIAKFARAEGDTGSSEVQVALLTFDINKLQGHFADHKHDFHSRRGLLRKVSTRRKLLDYLKGKDITSYTALIKELGLRR, encoded by the coding sequence ATGTCACTAAGCAATCAAGAAAAAATCGATATCATTGCTAAATTTGCACGTGCAGAAGGCGATACAGGTTCATCAGAAGTACAAGTAGCATTACTTACTTTTGACATCAACAAGCTTCAAGGTCACTTTGCTGATCACAAGCATGACTTCCACTCACGTCGTGGTCTGCTTCGTAAAGTAAGCACTCGCCGTAAACTACTTGATTACCTTAAAGGTAAAGACATCACTAGTTATACTGCGTTAATCAAAGAACTTGGCCTACGTCGCTAA
- a CDS encoding monovalent cation/H+ antiporter subunit A: MTLLWIPLLSLIGSVISACTGKLSRNLSTSLTALAPLTALGITLYHAPAVLAGETIRYSLAWIPSIGLDLSLRLDGLSLLFMFMILGIGLLVILYTRYYLSANDSMAKLYSYLMLFMTAMLGIVMSNNVIQLWLFWELTSISSFLLISFWWHKSEARKGARMALAVTGAGGLALLAGLMLLGDIVGSYDLDVILASKAIIQSHDLYEVALVLVLLGAFTKSAQFPFHFWLPHAMAAPTPVSAYLHSATMVKAGIFLLARFHPALAGTDTWFLLVGLTGLATLLFGAYIALFKHDLKGLLAYSTISHLGLITLLLGLDTELATVAAIFHIINHATFKASLFMAVGIIDHETGTRDMRKLNGMWRYLPYTATLAMVAAAAMAGVPLLNGFLSKEMFFAETLHQQVLGSMSWLIPVLATVAGALAVAYSARFIHDVFFNGEPIDLPRTPHEPPRYMRVPIEILVVICLLVGMFPHFTIDGILSAASLAVLGKEMPVYELAIWHGFNLPLLMSAMAIAGGLFIYINRKYLFQFQASLPPLNAKKTFERVILSVIAWCQSKVSSIENGSLQRYLVIMLAVVLLCAGWPLFEMQQLAGSMPLTPVDVHNAIGAGLLIIGALATVIWHRSRMVSLLMLSIVGLMVSVVFTRFSAPDLALTQLTVEVVTIILLMLALFFLPQHTPKESSSLRVLRDLAIASTLGVVIASICYALLTRPLDSISDFFIANAKIGGGGTNVVNVILVDFRGFDTLGEITVLGIAALGIFKVLSRIPLFMPASDSEGRPWARERHPILLASISQSLLPLALLVSAYIFLRGHNLPGGGFIAGLVTSIAFILQYMAHGTAWINERFDVNYRKIIASGIGISLFTGVGSWFFDKPFLTTWFDYFDIPFVGKTELASAIAFDLGVYLTVVGATLMILASLGNMTADTQKKEVNI; the protein is encoded by the coding sequence ATGACTTTGCTCTGGATACCCTTGTTATCCTTAATTGGCAGTGTTATTTCTGCATGCACAGGTAAGTTATCCCGCAATTTAAGCACTAGCTTAACGGCTCTTGCGCCTTTGACGGCTTTGGGGATTACTCTATACCATGCACCTGCCGTTTTAGCGGGCGAAACCATTCGTTATTCTTTAGCTTGGATCCCGTCAATAGGACTCGATTTGTCTCTGCGGTTAGACGGCCTCAGTTTATTGTTTATGTTTATGATTTTAGGCATAGGCTTGCTCGTTATCCTCTACACCCGTTACTACCTAAGCGCTAATGACTCAATGGCTAAGCTATATAGTTACTTAATGCTATTTATGACTGCAATGCTTGGTATTGTTATGTCTAACAACGTCATTCAACTGTGGTTGTTTTGGGAATTAACGAGCATCAGCTCATTTTTATTAATTAGTTTTTGGTGGCATAAATCAGAAGCGCGAAAAGGCGCACGTATGGCGCTTGCTGTAACAGGCGCGGGCGGCTTAGCGTTACTTGCTGGATTGATGCTATTAGGTGATATTGTTGGTAGTTACGACCTAGATGTTATTCTAGCGAGTAAAGCAATAATTCAATCTCATGATTTATACGAAGTAGCATTGGTATTGGTGCTACTGGGTGCGTTTACTAAATCGGCACAATTTCCATTTCACTTTTGGCTTCCTCATGCAATGGCAGCGCCTACGCCAGTAAGCGCGTATTTACATTCTGCAACGATGGTAAAAGCCGGTATATTTTTGTTAGCACGTTTTCATCCTGCTTTAGCCGGCACCGATACTTGGTTCTTGCTCGTTGGGTTAACGGGTTTAGCTACGCTGTTGTTTGGTGCTTATATAGCACTATTTAAACACGACTTAAAAGGCTTGTTAGCCTATTCAACAATAAGCCATTTGGGTTTAATAACGCTATTACTCGGACTTGATACTGAGCTTGCAACTGTTGCTGCTATTTTTCATATAATTAACCATGCAACGTTTAAAGCGTCGTTATTTATGGCCGTTGGTATTATTGATCACGAAACGGGCACGCGCGATATGCGTAAATTAAATGGTATGTGGCGATACTTACCATACACTGCAACGCTTGCGATGGTCGCGGCGGCTGCAATGGCAGGAGTTCCTTTACTAAATGGCTTCTTGTCTAAAGAAATGTTTTTTGCAGAAACGCTGCATCAGCAAGTGCTTGGTTCTATGTCGTGGTTAATTCCAGTACTGGCAACTGTTGCAGGTGCATTAGCTGTTGCGTACTCAGCACGCTTTATTCATGACGTGTTTTTTAATGGTGAACCAATTGATTTACCTCGTACGCCGCATGAGCCACCGCGCTATATGCGTGTACCAATAGAAATACTCGTTGTGATTTGTTTGTTAGTGGGTATGTTCCCGCACTTTACAATTGATGGCATTTTATCTGCGGCGTCTTTAGCTGTACTTGGAAAAGAAATGCCGGTGTACGAATTGGCTATCTGGCATGGGTTTAACTTGCCTCTACTAATGAGTGCGATGGCGATTGCTGGCGGCTTATTTATTTATATTAATCGTAAATATCTATTTCAGTTTCAAGCATCATTACCACCTCTAAACGCTAAAAAAACGTTTGAACGTGTGATATTAAGCGTTATTGCTTGGTGTCAGTCAAAGGTAAGCAGTATCGAAAATGGATCGCTACAGCGCTATCTTGTAATTATGTTAGCGGTGGTATTACTGTGTGCGGGTTGGCCATTATTTGAAATGCAACAACTTGCCGGTAGCATGCCACTTACGCCTGTTGATGTGCACAATGCAATTGGTGCAGGCTTATTGATTATTGGTGCTCTTGCCACCGTTATTTGGCATCGCTCTCGAATGGTATCGCTATTAATGCTCTCAATTGTAGGATTAATGGTGTCGGTTGTATTTACACGCTTTTCTGCTCCAGATTTAGCGCTTACGCAGCTAACTGTTGAGGTTGTTACTATTATTTTACTTATGCTGGCATTGTTTTTCTTGCCGCAGCATACGCCAAAAGAATCAAGTTCATTACGCGTACTTCGAGACTTAGCAATAGCCTCTACGTTAGGTGTAGTTATCGCGAGTATTTGTTATGCATTACTTACACGCCCGCTAGATTCAATCTCAGACTTCTTTATTGCTAACGCTAAAATTGGTGGCGGTGGTACTAACGTAGTTAACGTTATTTTAGTCGACTTTAGGGGCTTTGATACGCTTGGTGAAATTACCGTATTAGGCATTGCCGCATTAGGTATATTTAAAGTACTTTCTCGAATTCCATTATTTATGCCAGCAAGCGACAGCGAAGGGCGCCCATGGGCACGAGAGCGCCATCCAATATTACTGGCGAGTATTTCACAAAGTTTATTACCGCTTGCGTTATTAGTTTCTGCATATATTTTCTTACGTGGGCATAACTTACCTGGTGGTGGCTTTATTGCAGGACTGGTAACGTCAATCGCGTTTATTTTGCAATACATGGCGCATGGTACAGCATGGATAAACGAACGTTTTGATGTTAATTATCGCAAAATTATAGCTTCAGGCATTGGTATTTCTTTGTTTACAGGTGTGGGTAGTTGGTTCTTCGATAAGCCATTTTTAACAACTTGGTTTGACTACTTTGATATTCCGTTTGTCGGTAAAACAGAGCTTGCCAGCGCGATTGCATTTGACCTAGGTGTTTACTTAACTGTTGTAGGCGCTACATTAATGATTTTAGCAAGCTTAGGTAATATGACAGCAGATACCCAGAAAAAAGAGGTAAATATTTAA
- the rbfA gene encoding 30S ribosome-binding factor RbfA, translated as MREFSRTDRVAQQIQKEIAVILQREIKDPRLGMVTVSAVEVSRDLSYAKIFITVFNTQDEDAAKQSAKVLNEATGYIRSLLGKRIRARIMPELKFVVDNSLMEGMRISNLVDSIIREDNAKHVDEDVESVDAADVSDSEEGTDHVDDTDSEEGTDTDGKAQ; from the coding sequence ATGAGAGAATTTTCTCGCACTGATCGTGTTGCACAGCAAATCCAAAAAGAGATTGCTGTAATTTTACAACGCGAAATTAAAGATCCACGCTTAGGTATGGTGACAGTGTCAGCGGTAGAAGTATCGCGCGATTTATCTTATGCCAAAATTTTCATTACTGTGTTTAACACACAAGATGAAGACGCAGCAAAGCAAAGCGCAAAAGTACTTAATGAAGCAACGGGCTATATTCGCTCGTTACTTGGTAAGCGTATCCGTGCACGTATAATGCCTGAGTTAAAGTTTGTAGTTGATAACTCATTAATGGAAGGTATGCGTATTTCTAACTTAGTGGATTCTATTATCCGCGAAGATAACGCAAAGCATGTAGATGAAGACGTAGAAAGTGTTGATGCTGCTGATGTTTCAGATAGCGAAGAAGGTACTGATCACGTAGACGATACAGATAGCGAAGAAGGCACTGATACAGATGGCAAAGCGCAGTAA